In the Carboxydothermus hydrogenoformans Z-2901 genome, one interval contains:
- a CDS encoding ATP-binding protein, giving the protein MRVVGVSTQQFVYLASERKKFYVNEILVIEDPDLGKLRGVVIEAKAINRYLPLSFEKGTVLDQKVFDSLTRLGFNLADEEVNIAYVRLLDTAALPVKVGSPARVPTFPEVADLLVRQTPDKGLILGEIAGSEALGTLPPEYSNLYCLLENTGPVMGKGVPFIFDYRSMADYPHIGIFGGSGSGKSFGLRVLLEELMAKKIPCLVFDPHGEMEFSEPYPGIPKEIARDYRDRYLSLKIGDEVGIRFSELTTPELVSLLNAISSISESMESAVEALFEPGKDSEVTFGEKIKALLEALENEKLYKGPVPDYLEGETLKRHLFVREIYEKYGYRVNQYQSLKGILWRFESLRAKNLFAKSVAIAQEALLQRKTVVIRGNLSLLKIYSAYLLRKLYYARRNYVDLRTFGETGEYFPPFFIVTDEAHNFAPKGEKETPTRRILREIAQEGRKYGVFLTLATQRPALLDETITAQLSTKFIFRTVRATDISTIREETDITGEEAAKLPYLPSGLAYISSAWIGRTVPVKIRAAHTKSPYTENPFDELVEKTSVASEKLLATLKKFLPIRTTSLNALLPYIGDELGREISYDEIIAFLNDQVEQGVFVKIDHGPFGFEYVLKE; this is encoded by the coding sequence GTGCGGGTTGTTGGTGTTAGCACCCAGCAGTTTGTTTATCTTGCGTCGGAGAGAAAAAAGTTTTATGTTAATGAAATTTTAGTAATCGAAGACCCGGATTTGGGAAAATTACGGGGGGTAGTCATTGAAGCTAAAGCCATAAACCGCTATCTTCCCCTGTCCTTTGAGAAAGGAACGGTCCTTGACCAAAAAGTTTTTGATAGCTTAACCAGGCTTGGCTTTAATCTTGCCGATGAAGAAGTTAATATTGCTTACGTTCGCCTCCTGGATACGGCGGCCCTTCCGGTAAAAGTTGGTTCCCCGGCCAGGGTTCCGACTTTTCCCGAAGTAGCGGACCTGTTAGTACGCCAAACACCGGATAAAGGACTGATCTTAGGGGAGATTGCGGGAAGCGAAGCTTTAGGAACACTGCCGCCGGAATATTCTAACTTGTACTGTCTTCTTGAAAATACAGGGCCGGTAATGGGAAAAGGCGTTCCCTTTATTTTTGACTACCGCTCTATGGCTGATTACCCACATATAGGAATTTTTGGGGGTTCAGGCTCGGGTAAGTCGTTTGGATTAAGGGTCCTTTTGGAAGAATTAATGGCCAAGAAAATTCCCTGCCTCGTTTTTGATCCCCACGGGGAGATGGAGTTTTCCGAACCCTATCCGGGAATCCCCAAAGAAATTGCCCGGGATTACCGGGATAGATATCTTTCATTAAAAATTGGGGACGAAGTGGGGATTAGATTTTCGGAGCTTACCACTCCGGAACTGGTGAGTCTTTTAAATGCCATAAGCAGCATTAGCGAATCGATGGAAAGTGCCGTGGAAGCTTTATTTGAACCGGGAAAAGATAGTGAGGTTACCTTTGGGGAAAAAATCAAAGCATTACTGGAAGCTTTGGAAAATGAAAAATTATATAAAGGGCCCGTACCCGATTATTTGGAAGGAGAAACTTTAAAAAGACACCTGTTTGTCCGGGAAATTTATGAGAAATACGGCTACCGGGTAAACCAGTACCAGAGTTTAAAAGGTATTCTCTGGCGCTTTGAAAGTTTAAGAGCCAAAAATCTTTTTGCCAAATCGGTAGCGATTGCCCAGGAGGCTTTGCTTCAGCGAAAAACGGTAGTTATCCGGGGAAATTTGAGCTTACTTAAGATTTATTCTGCCTATCTTTTAAGAAAGCTGTACTATGCCCGGCGAAATTACGTGGATTTACGCACTTTCGGAGAAACCGGCGAATATTTTCCCCCGTTTTTTATCGTAACCGATGAAGCGCATAACTTTGCCCCTAAGGGAGAGAAAGAAACGCCTACCCGGAGAATATTGCGGGAAATTGCCCAGGAAGGACGAAAATACGGGGTATTCCTGACGTTAGCCACCCAGCGGCCGGCCCTTTTGGATGAAACTATTACCGCCCAGCTATCCACCAAGTTTATTTTCCGCACCGTTCGGGCTACCGATATCAGCACCATTCGGGAAGAAACGGATATTACCGGGGAAGAGGCAGCCAAACTTCCCTACCTGCCTTCGGGTTTAGCTTATATAAGCTCTGCCTGGATCGGGCGAACCGTACCGGTAAAAATTCGAGCCGCTCACACCAAGAGTCCGTATACGGAGAATCCTTTTGATGAGTTAGTCGAAAAGACATCAGTAGCTTCGGAAAAATTACTGGCAACATTAAAAAAATTTCTCCCCATTAGAACCACTTCGCTGAACGCCCTGTTACCGTATATTGGCGATGAGTTAGGGCGGGAAATCAGTTATGATGAAATTATCGCTTTTTTAAATGACCAGGTGGAACAGGGGGTTTTCGTAAAAATTGATCACGGTCCCTTTGGTTTCGAGTATGTTTTAAAGGAGTAG
- a CDS encoding metallophosphoesterase family protein, with amino-acid sequence MRFLYITDTHFRGNSPQNRMDDFPQTLRKKMEEVVQVAQDLQVEAVLHGGDLFEIPNPAVNVVGDVVRFLKALGKPFYIVPGNHDLFGQNPQTLNRTMLGLLGQVGLLKILEPGEKVFFKKDGISLQLTGQGYHFDLDTERGREGYLVKNKEADLAIHIVHGMLLDRPFFQTVAYTLIDDIKETEADLTLTGHAHLGFNEIVVNNKKFINPGALVRTTVLPAEVNRWPQMVLIEAGKDGITTKFLPLKTALPGEQVLNIEKATEMKLREERLARIISEVRSSGDFRSLKLENILREIAQKEQLPEEVREEALKRIAQAEIEMAREEVDDVP; translated from the coding sequence ATGCGTTTTTTATATATAACCGATACCCATTTTCGCGGGAATTCGCCCCAAAACCGGATGGATGATTTTCCCCAAACTTTAAGAAAAAAAATGGAGGAAGTGGTACAGGTAGCCCAGGACCTTCAGGTGGAGGCCGTTTTGCACGGTGGGGATTTGTTTGAAATTCCCAATCCTGCGGTAAACGTTGTTGGTGATGTGGTAAGATTTTTAAAAGCACTGGGGAAACCGTTTTACATTGTTCCCGGCAACCACGACCTTTTTGGCCAAAACCCGCAAACTTTAAACCGCACCATGCTGGGCTTGCTGGGTCAGGTAGGGCTTTTAAAAATTTTAGAACCGGGAGAAAAAGTTTTCTTTAAAAAAGACGGAATAAGCTTGCAGCTTACCGGGCAGGGTTATCACTTTGACCTCGATACCGAACGGGGGCGGGAAGGCTATCTGGTAAAAAATAAAGAAGCGGACCTTGCCATTCACATTGTCCACGGTATGCTTTTAGATCGGCCTTTTTTCCAGACGGTGGCGTATACCTTAATTGATGATATTAAAGAAACCGAAGCTGATTTAACCTTAACGGGTCATGCTCATCTTGGTTTTAACGAAATCGTCGTTAACAATAAAAAATTTATAAATCCCGGAGCATTAGTTAGAACCACGGTACTGCCGGCGGAAGTAAACCGTTGGCCGCAAATGGTCTTAATTGAAGCTGGGAAAGACGGAATTACTACTAAGTTTTTGCCCTTAAAAACAGCACTACCCGGGGAGCAGGTCTTAAATATTGAAAAGGCGACGGAAATGAAGTTACGGGAAGAACGGTTAGCCCGGATAATCAGCGAAGTAAGATCATCCGGGGATTTCCGCAGTTTAAAGCTGGAAAATATCCTGCGGGAAATTGCCCAAAAAGAACAGCTACCGGAAGAAGTCCGGGAAGAAGCTTTAAAAAGAATAGCTCAAGCGGAAATAGAAATGGCCCGGGAGGAGGTAGACGATGTACCTTGA
- a CDS encoding AAA family ATPase: MYLEKLILVNFQSHKYSEFNFAPGLNVIVGESDRGKTAVIRALRWLFYNEPKGSEFIRVGEREARVTAHFSNGLIVSRERSDRKNRYVLIKPGEAPVVFEKFGQEVPPEISEVLGVQKIRLDKDWEVALNLSTQLEPPFLLFESATRKAKAIGQFQGVHLLDYAAKNVSRDIRNIDEEIRYKNTEIAALKEKLEEFADLPHLSARLNNLKTRKFIAQSVIERLNNLTALRENLEQVRQKIQENRDIVKKFGVVSVEKFWKIEALYKRYQELLKLKESYTGILQKKREALEILNHTTALPRAKEYLEEAMDTYFKLKTLQQLAEKRQKISEQKRKLLYIISILTPVEVTARKYQEILPDCKKQQELLGKYQELQKLGRHKTYYAGIIYKYRKIPELAQTLKNLEEKLKRYEQLTVLFHNLSGIHRRKKEQERELERIKQEVVSLQDQYREALLQAGRCPTCNTPLDEITVQKIIFGEVVR; encoded by the coding sequence ATGTACCTTGAAAAATTAATTCTGGTAAATTTTCAGTCCCATAAATATTCGGAATTTAATTTTGCACCGGGCTTAAATGTCATCGTTGGAGAATCGGACCGCGGGAAAACGGCGGTAATCCGGGCGCTGCGCTGGCTTTTTTACAACGAACCCAAAGGGAGCGAGTTTATCCGGGTAGGAGAAAGGGAAGCAAGGGTGACCGCCCATTTTTCTAACGGCTTAATTGTTTCCCGGGAAAGGAGCGACCGGAAAAACCGCTATGTTTTAATAAAACCCGGGGAAGCACCGGTAGTTTTCGAAAAGTTTGGTCAGGAGGTACCACCGGAAATTAGCGAAGTTTTGGGAGTGCAAAAAATCCGCCTGGATAAAGATTGGGAAGTAGCTTTGAATTTAAGTACCCAGTTAGAACCGCCTTTTTTACTTTTCGAATCGGCCACCCGTAAGGCCAAAGCTATCGGGCAGTTTCAAGGGGTGCATCTTTTGGATTACGCGGCGAAAAACGTATCCCGGGATATCCGGAACATCGATGAAGAGATACGTTATAAAAATACTGAAATTGCCGCATTAAAAGAAAAACTTGAGGAGTTTGCGGATTTGCCGCACCTTTCCGCAAGATTAAATAACTTAAAAACCAGAAAATTTATTGCCCAAAGTGTTATTGAACGCTTGAATAACTTAACCGCCCTTCGGGAAAATCTGGAACAGGTAAGGCAGAAAATTCAAGAAAATAGAGATATAGTTAAAAAATTTGGGGTGGTCTCGGTAGAAAAATTTTGGAAAATCGAAGCTTTGTATAAACGTTATCAGGAACTTTTAAAGTTAAAGGAAAGTTATACGGGAATTCTACAAAAGAAAAGAGAAGCTCTGGAAATTCTAAACCACACCACAGCGCTACCCAGGGCGAAAGAGTATTTAGAGGAAGCTATGGATACTTACTTTAAGCTAAAAACTTTACAGCAATTGGCGGAAAAACGGCAAAAGATTAGCGAACAGAAAAGAAAACTTCTGTATATAATCAGTATCTTAACTCCGGTGGAAGTTACCGCAAGGAAATACCAGGAGATATTGCCCGACTGCAAAAAACAGCAGGAGTTACTTGGTAAATACCAGGAGTTACAGAAACTTGGCAGGCATAAAACTTATTACGCGGGAATTATTTACAAATACCGGAAAATACCGGAATTGGCCCAAACTTTAAAAAATCTTGAAGAAAAATTAAAAAGGTATGAACAGTTAACGGTTCTCTTTCATAACCTTTCGGGGATACACCGGAGGAAAAAAGAGCAGGAAAGGGAACTTGAGAGAATTAAGCAGGAGGTAGTTAGCCTGCAAGATCAGTATAGAGAGGCGCTCCTGCAGGCCGGACGCTGCCCGACCTGTAATACACCTCTGGATGAAATAACCGTGCAAAAGATAATCTTTGGGGAGGTAGTGCGATGA
- a CDS encoding ATPase, which produces MREKLLQLEEALNQLEQYYLIRKGQKEQIEKELLEKEEKLKELTAERDKLEKTRYLLLVAGQYAREQAKKYLEDIATSTLQYVFGPEISLEIELSERAGANTAEFFVVSDYGSLKVKNRPEDARGGGVVDILSLALRIFLLNAVEPKIKGPLLLDEPGKHVSEEFVGSLALFLKETSRHFNRQVIMVTHNQNLAGIADKAFLVELKEGVSEVRELNL; this is translated from the coding sequence ATGAGAGAAAAACTTTTACAGTTAGAGGAAGCGTTAAATCAATTAGAACAGTATTATCTTATTCGGAAGGGTCAAAAGGAGCAAATAGAAAAAGAACTTTTGGAAAAAGAAGAGAAGTTAAAAGAGCTTACCGCGGAGCGGGATAAACTCGAAAAAACCCGTTATCTCTTACTGGTGGCCGGGCAATACGCCCGGGAACAGGCGAAAAAATATCTGGAAGATATTGCTACAAGCACTCTGCAGTACGTGTTTGGCCCGGAAATAAGCCTGGAAATAGAACTTTCCGAGCGGGCCGGAGCCAATACTGCCGAGTTTTTTGTGGTATCCGATTACGGTAGCTTAAAAGTAAAAAACCGCCCGGAAGATGCCCGGGGCGGCGGAGTGGTGGACATCCTGTCCTTAGCTTTAAGAATATTTTTATTAAATGCCGTTGAACCAAAAATTAAAGGTCCCCTGCTTTTAGATGAACCGGGAAAACACGTATCGGAAGAGTTTGTAGGTTCTCTTGCCCTGTTTTTAAAAGAAACATCCCGCCATTTTAACCGGCAGGTAATAATGGTTACGCACAATCAAAACCTGGCGGGAATTGCCGATAAAGCGTTTTTAGTGGAGTTAAAAGAAGGGGTTTCGGAAGTAAGGGAGTTAAACCTTTAG
- a CDS encoding GGDEF domain-containing protein — protein MEQNLTKGLILLLLLVFNVNSPVLILLLLTLSGLIFVYNSHLNRYLSKPMVVTATYFLSTLYFTFNWNDFASYPLIFLLNLSLKSVLFFPAIFTGMLLSTIFYHTPFDLTSIFKPFLTIALTEVLIKVNLKEKTSQRENYSAEEVRELLNLSYTDNLTGLYNRHFLEKEAKIIDRQTSQSNFEYAILMADIDFFKQYNDSLGHLAGDEALKKIAGIIKNSVRKQDKVFRFGGEEFLILLPETSPEKARQIAERIRNSVARDLELSLTISIGIGHFPQNGKSFREVLKAADSALYQAKNKGRNTVCPLKV, from the coding sequence ATGGAGCAAAATTTAACAAAAGGGCTGATTTTGCTTTTATTATTGGTCTTTAATGTAAACTCCCCGGTTCTTATTTTGCTGCTATTGACATTATCCGGCTTAATTTTTGTCTATAATTCTCATCTAAACAGGTATTTAAGTAAGCCAATGGTGGTGACAGCGACCTACTTTTTAAGTACCCTTTATTTTACCTTCAACTGGAACGATTTTGCTTCTTACCCTTTAATTTTTCTTTTAAACCTATCTTTAAAAAGTGTCCTCTTTTTCCCGGCTATTTTCACCGGGATGCTACTTTCTACTATTTTTTATCACACCCCTTTTGATTTGACAAGTATTTTTAAACCATTCTTAACAATAGCCTTAACGGAAGTATTAATTAAAGTAAATTTAAAGGAAAAAACCAGCCAAAGGGAAAACTATTCCGCAGAAGAAGTAAGGGAGCTTTTAAATCTTTCCTATACCGACAACCTCACAGGCTTATACAACCGGCATTTTTTAGAAAAAGAAGCAAAAATAATTGACCGGCAAACAAGCCAGTCAAATTTTGAATACGCAATCTTAATGGCCGACATTGATTTTTTTAAGCAGTATAACGACTCTTTAGGTCATTTAGCCGGAGATGAAGCACTAAAAAAAATTGCCGGTATAATCAAAAACTCTGTTAGGAAACAGGATAAAGTCTTTCGTTTTGGGGGAGAAGAGTTTCTTATCCTTTTACCGGAAACCTCTCCCGAAAAAGCACGGCAAATAGCCGAACGAATCCGAAACTCCGTGGCTCGCGATCTGGAACTTTCCCTTACCATAAGTATTGGCATCGGACACTTCCCGCAAAATGGGAAATCTTTTCGGGAAGTATTAAAAGCTGCCGACAGTGCGCTCTACCAGGCAAAAAATAAAGGGAGAAATACCGTTTGTCCCCTAAAGGTTTAA
- the queD gene encoding 6-carboxytetrahydropterin synthase QueD, which yields MFKISVSTTFDAAHFLKDYDGKCANLHGHTWRVEAEVEGQTTNDLGLLIDFGMIKDYLKDITSRLDHKLLNDVLQVNPTAENIARYIFKELKAKLIVYPEIKLCSVKVWESPNNAATYME from the coding sequence GTGTTTAAAATATCCGTTTCTACAACTTTTGACGCAGCTCATTTTTTAAAAGATTATGACGGAAAATGTGCCAATTTACATGGCCATACCTGGCGGGTTGAAGCAGAAGTGGAAGGGCAGACAACCAATGATTTGGGGCTTTTAATTGATTTTGGTATGATTAAAGATTATTTAAAAGATATAACTTCTCGCCTGGACCACAAGCTTTTAAATGACGTTTTGCAGGTTAATCCAACTGCCGAAAATATTGCCCGGTATATATTTAAAGAGTTAAAAGCAAAACTTATTGTCTATCCCGAAATAAAACTATGTTCTGTTAAAGTTTGGGAGTCTCCCAATAACGCTGCTACCTATATGGAGTGA
- the queC gene encoding 7-cyano-7-deazaguanine synthase QueC, protein MEKAIVLLSAGLDSTVSLAYGVRNFQVVLGLTFNYGQKASRKEIEHSKKILDYYGIPQEVIELPFLKKITKTSLVAEDQEIPTGIDLESAAAVKTSMEKVWVPNRNGLFINIAAAYAESLGAKYIITGFNAEEAKTFSDNSREFVDAVNHALKYSTLNHVQVVSFTQNLEKSEIYRLGVELGAPLDLIWSCYYGGDEMCGVCESCLRLKRARGGN, encoded by the coding sequence ATGGAAAAAGCAATTGTGTTACTTTCGGCGGGTCTTGATTCTACGGTTTCCCTTGCTTATGGAGTAAGAAATTTTCAGGTGGTGCTGGGCCTGACCTTTAATTACGGGCAAAAAGCTTCCCGGAAGGAAATCGAACACAGTAAAAAAATTTTGGATTATTACGGTATTCCCCAGGAAGTAATTGAACTACCGTTTTTAAAGAAGATTACCAAAACTTCTCTGGTGGCTGAAGATCAAGAAATACCTACTGGTATAGATTTGGAAAGTGCTGCTGCCGTTAAAACCTCAATGGAAAAAGTTTGGGTTCCCAATAGAAATGGTCTTTTTATTAATATCGCTGCCGCTTATGCCGAAAGTTTGGGAGCAAAATACATAATTACGGGATTTAATGCGGAAGAAGCAAAAACTTTTAGCGATAACTCGCGGGAGTTTGTGGATGCTGTGAATCACGCTTTAAAATACAGCACCTTAAATCACGTTCAAGTGGTCAGCTTTACCCAAAATTTAGAAAAATCCGAGATTTACCGCCTGGGAGTTGAACTGGGGGCTCCTCTGGACTTAATCTGGAGTTGTTACTACGGCGGAGACGAAATGTGCGGGGTATGTGAAAGCTGTTTAAGGCTAAAACGGGCGCGGGGAGGAAATTAA
- a CDS encoding DUF366 family protein, which produces MFARFIDQKIDYDGSQLRPHFIYENFGLIGDAIIAFRGKAEVSDHLVDLEDKKENAFIYSEDMLHFLVEHFDQDLEKAVLRQRLLVAIIKETLEALIDKPIVRMGDDLYIDDRKLSVSIATKSLVSTLIHTGINVKSDNAPVAAIGLADLGLESRVEYLGRLIVQRYGMEMEAINLAKAKVRGVF; this is translated from the coding sequence ATGTTTGCTCGCTTTATCGACCAAAAAATTGATTATGACGGATCTCAACTTCGACCTCATTTTATCTACGAAAATTTTGGTTTAATTGGCGATGCGATAATTGCCTTTCGCGGTAAGGCCGAAGTTTCGGATCACCTGGTGGATTTAGAGGATAAAAAGGAAAACGCTTTTATTTACAGTGAAGACATGCTTCATTTTCTCGTTGAACATTTTGACCAGGATTTGGAAAAGGCGGTTTTAAGACAGCGGCTTTTGGTGGCCATCATTAAAGAAACTCTGGAAGCTTTAATCGATAAACCAATTGTCCGGATGGGCGATGACCTTTATATTGATGACCGGAAACTTTCCGTATCGATTGCTACCAAGTCCCTAGTTTCGACTTTAATTCATACCGGCATAAACGTAAAAAGCGATAATGCACCGGTGGCGGCAATTGGTCTTGCGGATTTAGGACTGGAAAGCAGGGTTGAATATCTTGGACGCTTAATTGTTCAGCGCTATGGCATGGAAATGGAAGCGATAAATTTGGCAAAGGCTAAGGTAAGAGGAGTTTTTTAA
- a CDS encoding 7-carboxy-7-deazaguanine synthase QueE encodes MANIVEIFPSLQGEGLYAGVSTLFIRFSGCNLNCSYCDTEDAREKRERFTVTKEDGSLLEFLNPVTPEKLVEILRENYDFTYFPQLALTGGEPLLHASFLKEFLPKLSYPGEVLLETNGTLPDKLNEVLNSVDIISQDFKLKPFIAEDCFTLHREFLQEASRKKVYVKMVISPEVQDSEFNGAINEIALVNSKIPLILQPVMPINYSLDFLFQKQKMALKKLWDVRIIPQVHKLLQLK; translated from the coding sequence ATGGCAAATATTGTAGAAATCTTTCCATCACTCCAGGGAGAAGGTTTGTATGCCGGTGTTTCCACCCTTTTTATTCGCTTTTCCGGATGTAATTTAAACTGCAGTTATTGTGACACCGAAGATGCCAGGGAAAAAAGGGAAAGATTTACGGTAACGAAAGAAGACGGTTCCCTTTTAGAATTTTTAAATCCGGTAACTCCGGAAAAATTGGTGGAAATTTTGCGAGAAAATTACGATTTTACCTACTTTCCACAGCTTGCCCTAACGGGGGGAGAACCTCTCCTTCACGCTTCCTTTTTAAAAGAATTTTTGCCAAAATTGTCTTATCCCGGAGAGGTCCTTTTAGAAACTAATGGGACTTTGCCGGATAAATTAAACGAGGTTTTAAATTCTGTAGACATAATAAGCCAGGATTTTAAGTTAAAGCCTTTTATTGCGGAAGATTGTTTTACCCTTCACCGGGAGTTTTTACAGGAAGCTTCCCGCAAAAAAGTTTATGTAAAAATGGTTATCTCTCCTGAAGTTCAAGATTCGGAGTTTAACGGGGCTATAAACGAGATTGCTTTGGTAAATTCTAAAATACCCTTAATATTGCAACCGGTAATGCCAATAAATTATTCTCTTGATTTTCTTTTCCAAAAGCAAAAAATGGCTTTAAAAAAGCTTTGGGATGTTCGGATAATTCCGCAGGTTCATAAACTTCTGCAGCTAAAATAA
- the folE gene encoding GTP cyclohydrolase I FolE → MVDKEKIEIAVRMILEAIGEDPDREGLKDTPKRVARMYEEVFAGLSQDPSEHLERYFTEEHEEMVLVKDIPLYSMCEHHLLPFYGKAHVAYIPRKGKVTGLSKLARVVEGFAKRPQLQERLTSQIADAIMEKLNPRGVLVVIEAEHMCMTMRGVKKPGSKTITSAVRGIFATSVATRAEAMALIGHQSPLRD, encoded by the coding sequence ATGGTTGATAAAGAAAAAATTGAAATTGCCGTGCGGATGATTTTGGAAGCTATTGGAGAAGATCCGGACCGGGAAGGGCTTAAGGATACTCCGAAAAGAGTTGCCCGGATGTATGAAGAAGTTTTTGCGGGACTGTCGCAGGACCCATCAGAACACCTGGAACGGTATTTTACCGAAGAACACGAAGAGATGGTTCTGGTTAAGGACATTCCCCTGTATTCCATGTGTGAACATCACTTGCTGCCATTTTACGGTAAAGCCCATGTGGCCTATATTCCGCGCAAGGGAAAGGTAACCGGTCTTTCCAAATTAGCCCGGGTAGTGGAAGGTTTTGCCAAAAGACCGCAGCTTCAGGAAAGGCTTACCAGCCAAATTGCCGATGCTATCATGGAGAAGCTCAATCCGCGGGGAGTTTTGGTGGTTATTGAAGCGGAGCACATGTGTATGACCATGCGGGGGGTCAAAAAACCGGGTTCCAAGACCATTACTTCCGCGGTGCGGGGTATTTTTGCCACTTCGGTTGCCACCCGGGCGGAAGCAATGGCGTTAATTGGGCATCAATCACCCTTAAGGGATTAA
- a CDS encoding YpmA family protein codes for MSEKKEGKLELIAQKHFTPWDEMYLVVDFLNKHLKDKKVMFGLNKKNGEMVMSIYEVE; via the coding sequence GTGAGCGAGAAAAAGGAAGGAAAGCTGGAACTCATAGCCCAGAAGCATTTTACACCCTGGGATGAAATGTATTTGGTGGTGGATTTTTTAAACAAACATTTAAAGGATAAAAAAGTGATGTTTGGTTTAAACAAAAAAAACGGCGAGATGGTAATGTCCATTTACGAAGTAGAGTAG
- the surE gene encoding 5'/3'-nucleotidase SurE: MRILLTNDDGIYAPGIKALRQVLEKEGKYELTVVAPDREKSATGHGITVHRPLRAFDITFKNSKVRGVSVDGTPADCVKLAVEALLDKPPDLVLSGINSGPNLGTDVLYSGTVSAAIEAMINGIPAIAISMGSFAFEDEEYLRAAEIFARLLPRILEHPWPRDTILNINIPNVPLEEIKGIAITRLGVRKYINVFEERKDPRGLSYYWMSGEAVNYENGQDTDTAALARKEISITPVHFDLTNYHYLNELKTWVKALEGALATG, from the coding sequence GTGCGGATTTTATTAACCAATGATGACGGGATTTATGCCCCGGGGATTAAAGCTTTAAGGCAGGTATTGGAAAAAGAAGGGAAATATGAGCTAACGGTGGTGGCTCCGGACCGGGAAAAAAGTGCTACCGGTCACGGGATTACCGTCCACCGGCCGCTTCGGGCTTTTGACATTACTTTTAAAAACAGCAAGGTGCGGGGTGTCTCGGTGGATGGTACCCCGGCGGATTGTGTTAAGCTGGCCGTGGAAGCGCTTCTCGATAAACCGCCGGATTTAGTTTTATCGGGGATTAACTCCGGTCCCAACCTCGGTACCGATGTGCTTTATTCCGGGACGGTTTCGGCGGCCATTGAAGCCATGATTAACGGCATACCGGCCATAGCTATTTCCATGGGTTCTTTTGCCTTCGAAGATGAGGAATATTTGAGGGCTGCGGAGATTTTTGCCCGCCTGTTACCCCGGATTTTAGAACATCCCTGGCCCCGGGACACTATCTTAAATATTAACATTCCCAATGTACCTCTGGAAGAAATTAAAGGGATAGCCATTACCCGGCTTGGAGTGAGAAAGTATATCAATGTTTTTGAAGAAAGAAAGGATCCCCGGGGGCTTTCTTATTACTGGATGTCCGGGGAAGCGGTAAATTACGAAAATGGCCAGGACACCGATACCGCGGCCCTGGCGCGCAAAGAAATTTCCATTACTCCCGTTCATTTTGACCTTACCAATTATCATTACTTGAACGAGCTTAAAACCTGGGTAAAAGCGTTAGAAGGGGCTTTGGCCACGGGCTAA
- a CDS encoding alpha/beta-type small acid-soluble spore protein, translating into MAKFTPEGTLLPADVADALKYEIAAELGITGKIDTANDYWGNVASRDCGRVGGKIGGNMVKLMIKRAEETLARGQSPF; encoded by the coding sequence ATGGCAAAATTTACTCCTGAGGGAACTCTTCTCCCCGCCGACGTCGCCGATGCCCTTAAGTACGAAATCGCCGCGGAGCTGGGAATCACGGGAAAAATTGATACGGCTAACGATTACTGGGGCAACGTTGCAAGCCGCGACTGCGGCCGGGTCGGCGGTAAAATTGGGGGTAACATGGTAAAACTGATGATTAAAAGAGCCGAAGAGACTTTAGCCCGTGGCCAAAGCCCCTTCTAA